A genomic window from Equus caballus isolate H_3958 breed thoroughbred chromosome 5, TB-T2T, whole genome shotgun sequence includes:
- the LOC100146269 gene encoding LOW QUALITY PROTEIN: olfactory receptor 6P1 (The sequence of the model RefSeq protein was modified relative to this genomic sequence to represent the inferred CDS: deleted 2 bases in 1 codon; substituted 2 bases at 2 genomic stop codons): MRNLSGGHVAEFVLVGFPASPPFQLLLFALSLAIYLLILLENALIISTIWLIPSLHHLMDFFLGHLSFLELWYINIMIPFLLGAFFTQEXSRVSHVGFMNKIYFIVLACAEYILLAVMAYDRYLTICETLCYPSLMSSCLATWLAAFSWGSGFFSSMLKILFISXLSYCGLNNINHFFCAVSKYLCRL, from the exons ATGAGAAATTTGAGTGGAGGCCATGTAGCAGAGTTTGTTTTGGTGGGCTTCCCTGCCTCTCCACCATTCCAGCTACTCCTCTTTGCCCTCTCCCTTGCAATCTACCTGTTGATATTGTTGGAGAATGCACTCATCATTTCCACAATCTGGCTCATTCCAAGCCTTCATCACCTAATGGACTTTTTCCTTGGCCATCTCTCCTTCCTGGAGCTGTGGTACATCAATATCATGATTCCCTTCCTCTTGGGAGCATTTTTTACCCAGGAA TAGAGTAGAGTATCCCATGTAGGTTTCATGAACAAAATCTACTTCATTGTCTTAGCTTGTGCTGAATATATCCTGTTGGCagtcatggcctatgaccgctaccTGACCATCTGTGAAACCCTCTGTTATCCTAGCCTCATGTCTTCGTGCTTGGCCACTTGGCTTGCTGCTTTCTCTTGGGGCAGTGGCTTCTTCAGTTCCATGTTGAagattcttttcatttcctgaCTGTCCTACTGTGGACTCAATAACATCAACCACTTTTTCTGTGCTGTCAGCAAGTATTTGTGCAGACTATAG